In Cyclopterus lumpus isolate fCycLum1 chromosome 17, fCycLum1.pri, whole genome shotgun sequence, a genomic segment contains:
- the LOC117746239 gene encoding tripartite motif-containing protein 16-like, producing the protein MLFRSELKGDSVVLSLRGKIEQKGVQLDRERFSCSICLDLLKDAVTIPCGHNYCMSCIKAHWDKEDEKKLHSCPQCRQTFTPRPVLVKNTMLTDLVEELKKTGLQAAPADHCYAGPEDVACDVCTGRRLKAFKSCLVCLASYCEKHLQRHYDVPPLKKHKLVEPSNKLQENICSLHDEVMKIFCRTDQQCICYLCLMDEHKGHDTVSAAAERTERQRELEGSRLNIQQRIQDREKDVKLLHQEVEAINLSADKTVEDSEKIFTELIRLFEKRSSDVTQQVRSQQRTEVSRVKELQEKLEQEITELKRNDAELQKLSHTEDLNQFLLNYPSQSPLSESTDSSSINIRPLSYFEDVTAAVSEVRDKLLDVLREKWTNVSLMVTEVNVLLSQPEPTTRDGFLEYSRELTLDPNTAHRQLSLSDGNRKATFMSEHQSYSSHPERFTECLQVLSRESLTGRCYWEVEWRGGVLVVVAYKDINRKGKWDDSGFGWNDKSWALRCHKNGYIFRNNKVQTRVSGPQSSIVGVYLDHNAGILSFYSVSETMTLLHRVQTTFTQPLYAGLHFFYMSGSTAELCKLK; encoded by the coding sequence ATGTTGTTCAGATCAGAGCTCAAAGGAGACTCAGTCGTGTTGTCTTTGAGAGGTAAAATAGAGCAGAAAGGAGTTCAGCTGGACCGGGAACGCTTCTCTTGTTCCATCTGTCTGGATCTACTGAAGGATGCGGTGACTATTCCCTGTGGACACAACTACTGCATGAGCTGTATTAAAGCCCACTGGGATaaagaggacgagaagaaaCTCCACAGCTGCCCTCAGTGTAGGCAGACCTTCACACCGAGGCCTGTCCTGGTGAAAAACACCATGTTAACAGATTtagtggaggagctgaagaagactggactccaagctgctcctgctgatcactgctatgctggacctgaagatgtggcctgtgatgtctgcactgggaggagactgaaagccttcaagtcctgtctggtgtgtctggcttcttactgtgagaaacaccTTCAGCGTCATTATGATGTACCtccattaaagaaacacaagctgGTGGAGCCCTCCAACaagctccaggagaacatctgctctcttcacgatgaggtgatgaagattTTCTGCCGTACTGATCAGCAGTGTATCTGTTATCTCTGCTTAATGGATGAACACAAAGGCCACGACAcagtctcagctgcagcagaaaggaccgagaggcagagagagctggaggggagtcgactaaacatccagcagagaatccaggacagagagaaagatgtgaagctgctccatcaggaggtggaggccatcaatctctctgctgataaaacagtggaggacagtgagaagatcttCACTGAGCTGATCCGTCTCTTTGAGAAAAGAAGCTCTGATGTGACGCAGCAGGTCAGAtcccagcagagaactgaagtgagtcgagtcaaagagcttcaggagaagctggagcaggagatcactgagctgaagaggaacgaTGCTGAGCTGCAgaagctctcacacacagaggatctcaACCAGTTTCTACTCAACTACCCCTCACAGTCACCACTCAGTGAGTCTACAGACTCATCCAGCATCAACATCCGTCCTCTGAGCTACTTTGAGGACGTGACAGCGGCTGTTTCAGAAGTCAGAGATAAACTACTGGACGtcctgagagagaaatggaCAAACGTCTCACTGATGGTGACTGAAGTGAATGTTTTACTGTCACAACCAGAGCCCACGACCAGAGATGGATTCTTAGAGTATTCACGGGAACTCACactggatccaaacacagcacacagacagctgtcattatctgatgggaacagaaaagcaacatttatgaGTGAACATCAGTCTTATTCTAGTCATCCAGAAAGATTCACTGAATGCTTACAGGTCCTGAgtagagagagtctgactggacgttgttactgggaggtggagtggagaggaggagttCTTGTGGTCGTTGCATACAAGGATATCAACAGAAAAGGGAAATGGGACGATTCAGGATTTGGATGGAATGACAAATCTTGGGCATTACGATGTCACAAAAACGGTTATATCTTTCGGAACAACAAAGTCCAAACTCGCGTCTCTGGTCCTCAGTCCTCCATTGTTGGAGTGTACCTGGATCACAATGCAGGtattctgtccttctacagcgtctctgaaaccatgactctcctccacagagtccagaccacattcactcagcctctctatgctggattgcattttttttatatgtctGGATCCACTGCTGAGTTGTGTAAACTAAAATAG